CTTAATGAAGTTAAATCAAATCTTGAATTAAAGAAAAAAGAGATAGATGAACAGAAAAAAGAATTGGAAAAAGAAAGAAATATTATTAATCAAAAAATTGAAGCCCTTAAAGAAGATAGAAAAAAATTAATAAATGAATTGCCCCCAGAATTTTATGAAGAATATAGAGAATTGATGAAAAAACATAAAGGACTGGCAGTTGTTGAGGTAAAAAACTTCATCTGTCAAGGTTGTTTTCTTCATATACCCCCCCAGCTTTATGTAGAAATAAAAATAAATCAATCCATTTATCACTGTCCTCAATGTGGACGATTTCTTTACTACAAACCTGAAGAAAAATTAGAGGAAGCTCAGGTTCAGTCTTAAATGAAAGCAAAGATTTACTGCGACGGTGCCTCGCGAGGAAATCCTGGAGATGCTGGTATCGGGTGTGTAATTATTTTTGATAACAAAAAAGTAGAAATCTCAGAATATATTGGTAAAACTACCAATAATGTAGCAGAATACACAGCATTAATTAAAGGACTGGAAGAAGCATTAAGACAAAAGGCACAGGAAATAGAGATTTTTTCAGATAGCGAACTTCTTGTCCATCAAATAAATGGAATTTATAAAGTTAGAAACAAAAATTTGGTTCCACTTTATGAAAAAGCTAAAAAACTTCTGAGTAACTTTAAAAAATATCAGATATTTCATATCTATAGAGAAAATAATTTTATAGCAGACAAACTTGCTAAAGAAGCTTCATGGAAATCAAAAAAATAAGATGTAATTTCTGCGGATTTTTAAAGAAAGGACTTGTTTTAAAACACTATAATTTAAAAGTCTGCTTAGAATGTTTTCCTGCTTTTTTTAAAAAAAGAGTTCAAGAAACAATAGAAAAATTCAAAATGTTTAGTAAAAAAGATAGTATTTTAATTGCTGTTTCAGGTGGAAAAGATAGTATGAGCATTCTTAAAGCACTAAAAGATATGGAATATAATATAAAGGCATTGCACATAGATGTTGGAATAGGAGAAGTTTCCAA
The Thermodesulfovibrio yellowstonii DSM 11347 DNA segment above includes these coding regions:
- a CDS encoding ribonuclease HI family protein, translating into MKAKIYCDGASRGNPGDAGIGCVIIFDNKKVEISEYIGKTTNNVAEYTALIKGLEEALRQKAQEIEIFSDSELLVHQINGIYKVRNKNLVPLYEKAKKLLSNFKKYQIFHIYRENNFIADKLAKEASWKSKK